In the [Clostridium] colinum genome, one interval contains:
- the rpsL gene encoding 30S ribosomal protein S12, whose product MPTFNQLVRKGRQTKIEKSTAPALQKGLNSLRKKQTNMSSPQKRGVCTSVKTATPKKPNSALRKIARVRLSNGIEVTAYIPGEGHNLQEHSVVLIRGGRVKDVPGVRYHIIRGTLDTAGVADRKQARSKYGAKRAKAKK is encoded by the coding sequence ATGCCAACATTTAATCAGTTAGTTAGAAAAGGTAGACAAACAAAAATTGAAAAATCTACTGCTCCTGCTTTACAAAAAGGGTTAAACTCTCTTAGAAAAAAGCAAACTAACATGAGTTCTCCACAAAAAAGAGGAGTTTGTACATCTGTTAAAACAGCTACACCTAAAAAACCTAACTCAGCTCTTAGAAAAATCGCTAGGGTTAGACTTTCTAATGGTATAGAAGTTACAGCTTACATTCCAGGTGAAGGACACAATTTACAAGAGCATAGCGTTGTTCTTATTAGAGGTGGTAGAGTAAAAGACGTACCTGGGGTTCGTTACCATATTATAAGAGGTACTCTTGATACTGCTGGGGTTGCTGATAGAAAGCAAGCTCGTTCTAAATATGGCGCTAAACGTGCTAAAGCTAAAAAATAA
- the rpsG gene encoding 30S ribosomal protein S7 has protein sequence MPRKGHVSKREVLPDPMYKSKVVTKLINSIMLDGKKGIAQKIVYGAFAIVEEKTGNSGLEGFEQALNNIMPVLEVKARRVGGATYQVPIEIRPERRQTLGLRWLTMYSRKRGEKTMEARLAGEIMDAINNTGGAIKKKEETHKMAEANKAFSHYKW, from the coding sequence GTGCCACGTAAAGGTCATGTTTCGAAAAGAGAAGTACTACCAGATCCAATGTATAAAAGTAAAGTAGTTACTAAACTTATAAATTCTATTATGCTTGATGGAAAAAAAGGTATTGCTCAAAAAATAGTTTATGGTGCATTTGCTATAGTTGAAGAAAAAACTGGTAATTCTGGTTTAGAAGGATTTGAGCAAGCTCTTAATAATATTATGCCTGTTCTTGAGGTTAAAGCTCGCCGTGTTGGTGGTGCTACTTATCAAGTACCTATTGAAATTAGACCAGAAAGAAGACAAACTTTAGGTCTTCGTTGGTTAACTATGTATAGTAGAAAAAGAGGCGAGAAAACTATGGAAGCTCGTCTTGCAGGTGAAATAATGGACGCTATCAATAATACTGGTGGTGCTATTAAGAAAAAAGAAGAAACTCATAAAATGGCAGAAGCAAACAAAGCTTTCTCTCATTACAAATGGTAA
- the fusA gene encoding elongation factor G — protein MAHIDAGKTTLTERILFYTGRNYKIGDTHEGTATMDWMEQEQERGITITSAATTTKWSIGNGPMHRINIIDTPGHVDFTVEVERSLRVLDGSVGVFCAKGGVEPQSETVWRQADRYNVPRMAFVNKMDIMGADFYNVVSMIKDRLKANAVPVQLPIGAEDDFVGIIDLMEMKAYIYKDKQGTDISVEDIPADMLDKANEYRTQMIESIAETSDELMDKYFEEGEEAFTIEELKKGLREACIACKAVPVFCGSAYRNKGVQKLLDGVLEYMPAPTDIPAIKGHIPGDEENEIERISSDDEPFAALAFKIMNDPFVGKLAFFRVYSGVLESGSYVYNSVKGKKERIGRILQMHANSREEIDKVYAGDIAAAVGLKLTTTGDTLCDENNEVILESMNFPEPVISVAIEPKTKEGRDKMGIALAKLAEEDPTFKTYTNQETGDTIIAGMGELHLEIIVDRLLREFKVEANVGAPQVAYREAFRKDVDVESKYARQSGGKGQYGHCKIRFEVMDANEGKTYEFVNEIVGGAIPKEYIPAVDKGIQEAMQSGIIGGYPVVGLRAVCYDGSYHEVDSSEMAFKIAGSMAFKDAMKKSDPALLEPIMKVDVTVPEDYTGEVIGDMNSRRGRIEGMEPLNGMQVVHGFVPLAEMFGYSTDLRSKTQGRGTYTMEVHHYEAVPKSIQEKVAAGRAQE, from the coding sequence ATGGCCCATATTGATGCTGGTAAAACTACTCTTACTGAGCGTATTTTATTTTACACAGGACGTAACTATAAAATAGGCGATACTCACGAAGGTACTGCAACTATGGACTGGATGGAGCAAGAACAGGAAAGAGGTATTACTATTACTTCTGCTGCTACGACTACTAAATGGAGCATTGGTAATGGTCCTATGCACCGTATCAACATTATCGATACACCAGGACACGTTGACTTTACTGTTGAGGTAGAACGTTCTCTTCGTGTTCTTGATGGTTCTGTTGGTGTATTCTGTGCTAAAGGTGGGGTTGAGCCTCAATCAGAAACTGTTTGGAGACAAGCAGATAGATACAACGTACCTCGTATGGCTTTTGTAAACAAAATGGATATTATGGGGGCAGATTTCTATAACGTTGTTTCTATGATAAAAGACAGACTTAAAGCTAATGCTGTTCCTGTTCAACTTCCTATTGGTGCAGAAGATGATTTCGTAGGTATCATTGACCTTATGGAAATGAAAGCTTATATCTACAAAGATAAACAAGGTACAGATATCTCTGTAGAAGATATCCCAGCCGATATGTTAGATAAAGCTAATGAATATAGAACTCAAATGATTGAATCTATTGCAGAAACATCAGATGAGCTTATGGATAAATATTTTGAAGAAGGCGAAGAAGCATTTACTATAGAAGAACTTAAAAAAGGTCTTCGTGAAGCTTGTATAGCTTGTAAAGCTGTTCCTGTTTTCTGTGGTTCTGCTTACAGAAATAAAGGTGTTCAAAAACTTCTTGATGGTGTATTAGAATATATGCCAGCTCCTACAGATATACCTGCTATTAAAGGTCATATACCAGGAGATGAAGAAAATGAAATTGAAAGAATTTCTTCAGATGATGAACCTTTTGCAGCTTTAGCTTTCAAAATTATGAATGACCCATTTGTTGGTAAACTTGCATTCTTTAGAGTTTACTCTGGTGTGTTAGAGTCTGGTTCTTATGTTTATAACTCTGTTAAAGGTAAAAAAGAACGTATTGGACGTATTCTTCAAATGCACGCAAACTCTCGTGAAGAGATAGACAAAGTTTATGCAGGTGATATTGCAGCAGCAGTAGGTTTAAAACTTACTACTACTGGTGATACTCTTTGTGATGAAAACAATGAAGTAATACTTGAGTCTATGAACTTCCCAGAGCCAGTTATATCTGTTGCTATCGAGCCTAAAACTAAAGAAGGTAGAGATAAAATGGGTATAGCTCTTGCTAAACTTGCAGAAGAAGACCCAACATTTAAAACTTACACAAACCAAGAAACAGGTGATACTATTATCGCTGGTATGGGTGAGCTTCATCTTGAAATTATCGTAGACCGTCTTTTAAGAGAATTTAAAGTAGAAGCTAATGTTGGTGCTCCACAAGTTGCTTACCGTGAAGCATTTAGAAAAGATGTTGATGTTGAAAGTAAATACGCTAGACAATCTGGTGGTAAAGGTCAATATGGACATTGTAAAATTAGATTTGAAGTTATGGATGCTAACGAAGGTAAAACTTACGAGTTTGTTAACGAAATCGTTGGTGGTGCTATTCCTAAAGAATATATACCAGCTGTTGACAAAGGTATCCAAGAAGCTATGCAATCTGGTATTATAGGTGGTTATCCAGTTGTTGGTTTAAGAGCAGTATGTTATGACGGTTCTTACCACGAGGTAGACTCATCTGAGATGGCATTTAAAATAGCAGGTTCTATGGCATTTAAAGATGCTATGAAAAAATCTGACCCAGCTTTACTTGAGCCTATTATGAAAGTTGATGTTACTGTACCAGAAGATTATACTGGTGAGGTTATTGGTGATATGAATAGCCGTCGTGGTAGAATTGAAGGTATGGAACCATTAAATGGTATGCAAGTTGTTCACGGTTTTGTTCCTCTTGCAGAAATGTTTGGTTATTCTACAGACCTTCGTTCTAAAACACAAGGTCGTGGTACTTACACTATGGAAGTACATCATTATGAGGCAGTTCCAAAAAGTATTCAAGAAAAAGTTGCTGCTGGAAGAGCTCAAGAGTAA
- the tuf gene encoding elongation factor Tu — translation MAKAKFERNKPHVNIGTIGHVDHGKTTLTAAITKTLADRYQLGSAVDFDKIDKAPEEKERGITISTTHVEYETPNRHYAHVDCPGHADYVKNMITGAAQMDGAILVVAATDGPMAQTREHILLSRQVGVPKIVVFMNKCDMVDDEELLELVEMEITDLLAEQGFEDSPVIRGSAFQALQDTSGEWGDCIIKLFETIDEYIPNPERDSDKPFLMPVEDVFSITGRGTVATGRVERGTLNVSDEVEIVGLVEESRKVVVTGIEMFRKLLDTAEAGDNIGALLRGVQRDEIERGQVLCKPGSITPHTKFTAQVYVLKADEGGRHKPFFNNYRPQFYFRTTDVTGVINLPEGTEMCMPGDNIEMTIELISPIAMEEGLRFAIREGGRTVGSGAVVSIIE, via the coding sequence ATGGCTAAGGCAAAATTTGAAAGAAATAAACCACACGTTAATATTGGTACTATCGGTCACGTTGACCACGGCAAAACTACTTTAACAGCTGCTATTACTAAAACTTTAGCAGATAGATATCAATTAGGTAGCGCAGTTGATTTTGATAAAATCGATAAAGCTCCAGAAGAAAAAGAAAGAGGTATCACTATCTCTACTACTCACGTAGAATATGAAACTCCTAACAGACACTATGCTCACGTGGACTGTCCAGGACATGCTGACTACGTTAAAAACATGATCACTGGTGCTGCTCAAATGGACGGTGCAATCCTTGTTGTTGCTGCTACTGATGGTCCTATGGCTCAAACAAGAGAGCATATCCTTCTTTCTCGCCAAGTAGGTGTTCCTAAAATCGTTGTATTTATGAACAAATGTGATATGGTTGATGATGAAGAATTATTAGAATTAGTTGAAATGGAAATCACTGACCTTTTAGCAGAACAAGGATTTGAAGATTCTCCAGTTATTAGAGGTTCTGCTTTCCAAGCTCTTCAAGATACATCTGGTGAGTGGGGCGATTGCATCATTAAATTATTCGAAACAATTGACGAATATATCCCTAACCCAGAAAGAGATTCTGATAAACCATTCCTTATGCCTGTAGAAGACGTATTCTCTATTACAGGTCGTGGTACTGTTGCTACTGGTAGAGTAGAAAGAGGTACTCTTAACGTTTCTGACGAAGTTGAAATCGTTGGTCTTGTAGAAGAATCTCGTAAAGTAGTTGTTACTGGTATCGAAATGTTCCGTAAACTTCTTGATACTGCTGAAGCTGGTGATAACATTGGTGCACTTCTTCGTGGTGTTCAAAGAGATGAGATTGAAAGAGGTCAAGTATTATGTAAACCAGGTTCAATCACTCCTCACACTAAATTTACTGCTCAAGTTTACGTATTAAAAGCTGATGAAGGTGGACGTCATAAACCATTCTTCAATAACTATAGACCACAATTCTACTTTAGAACAACTGACGTTACAGGTGTTATTAACCTTCCAGAAGGTACAGAAATGTGTATGCCTGGCGACAACATCGAAATGACTATTGAACTTATCTCTCCAATCGCTATGGAAGAAGGTTTACGTTTTGCTATCCGTGAAGGTGGTAGAACTGTTGGTTCTGGTGCTGTTGTTTCTATTATAGAATAA